A genome region from Planctomycetota bacterium includes the following:
- a CDS encoding THUMP domain-containing protein, whose product MSLPRELEEKRRRLEGLLGGFPVLVRAGPPAGTRTRMDFVFHPGGLGLRRPGSWREIEDVTHSPLAEPRINELLVEVREAFRGADAFDPRRHAGTYRYAVLRATREESSVSIVLNPESPGRDAALERVRAWAPRASATHVLATFVPPERDASVSEDYVVLKGRDRLRERLLDRTFEFPVQGFFQNNRAMAEEMLRHVRGIWERRDVRDAALSDLYAGVGTFGISAADLFREVVLVEAYGPAVECAERNAAAAGARHVRAVRADAAEALGTLDVRGPLHVLVDPPRGGVSPRLLEALRHRAPETIVYVSCNPDRMREDLPALEGYGLAGAALFDLFPGTPHLEAVVELRRTGKATPPLPEAAPAGDWNVVVSVREGRFNEARRFLASFGRLERTPFFNLLTLRVEDPGRFLEDLERGAAGRPEALEILSRVSPAQEAFSFASVAEYRERSARIAEGWAPRLADRAFYVRVRRRGLRARLSSLEEERRLAGAALDALARSGRTARVRFDDPDAVLVVEIVGTRVGMALWSREELSRRPFLRPD is encoded by the coding sequence ATGTCCCTGCCCCGCGAACTCGAGGAGAAGCGCCGGCGCCTCGAAGGCCTCCTCGGCGGCTTCCCCGTCCTCGTCCGCGCCGGGCCCCCGGCCGGAACGCGGACGCGCATGGACTTCGTGTTCCATCCCGGAGGACTGGGGCTTCGCCGGCCGGGAAGCTGGCGGGAGATCGAGGACGTCACCCATTCCCCTCTGGCCGAACCCCGCATCAACGAGCTTCTGGTCGAAGTCCGGGAGGCGTTCCGCGGGGCGGACGCCTTCGACCCGCGCCGCCACGCGGGAACCTACCGGTATGCCGTCCTGCGCGCGACGCGCGAGGAGTCGAGCGTTTCCATCGTCCTCAATCCGGAATCCCCCGGGCGCGACGCGGCGCTCGAACGGGTGCGCGCGTGGGCTCCCCGCGCGTCGGCCACGCATGTTCTGGCGACGTTCGTTCCCCCCGAACGCGACGCGAGCGTCTCGGAAGATTATGTCGTCCTCAAGGGGCGCGACCGGCTCCGGGAGCGGCTGCTGGACCGGACGTTCGAGTTCCCCGTCCAGGGCTTCTTTCAGAACAACCGCGCGATGGCCGAGGAGATGCTCCGGCACGTGCGGGGGATCTGGGAGCGGCGGGACGTGCGGGACGCGGCGCTGTCGGACCTCTACGCGGGCGTCGGCACGTTCGGCATTTCCGCGGCGGATCTTTTCCGGGAGGTCGTGCTCGTCGAGGCCTACGGGCCCGCGGTCGAATGCGCCGAACGGAACGCCGCCGCCGCCGGGGCGCGCCACGTCCGGGCCGTGCGGGCGGACGCCGCCGAGGCGCTCGGCACGCTGGACGTCCGCGGCCCGCTTCACGTGCTCGTCGATCCCCCGCGAGGGGGCGTCTCCCCGCGCCTTCTCGAGGCGCTCCGCCATCGGGCTCCGGAGACGATCGTCTATGTGTCCTGCAATCCCGACCGGATGCGCGAGGACCTTCCGGCGCTGGAGGGATACGGGCTGGCGGGGGCGGCGCTTTTCGATCTCTTCCCCGGCACGCCGCACCTGGAAGCGGTGGTGGAACTCCGCCGGACGGGAAAGGCGACTCCTCCCCTGCCGGAGGCGGCGCCGGCGGGGGACTGGAACGTCGTCGTCAGCGTCCGCGAAGGGCGCTTCAACGAGGCGCGGCGGTTTTTGGCCTCCTTCGGACGGCTCGAGCGGACGCCGTTCTTCAATCTGCTCACGTTGCGGGTCGAGGATCCCGGCCGGTTCCTGGAGGATCTGGAGCGCGGCGCGGCCGGGCGCCCCGAGGCGCTCGAGATCCTGAGCCGCGTCTCGCCCGCCCAGGAGGCGTTCTCGTTCGCTTCCGTGGCCGAGTACCGCGAGCGGTCCGCCCGGATCGCCGAAGGATGGGCGCCCCGGCTGGCCGACCGGGCCTTCTACGTGCGCGTGCGCCGGCGGGGCCTCCGGGCGCGCCTGTCTTCGCTCGAGGAGGAACGCCGCCTGGCCGGGGCGGCGCTGGACGCCCTGGCGCGGTCGGGCCGGACGGCGCGCGTGCGCTTCGACGACCCGGACGCCGTGCTGGTCGTCGAGATCGTGGGGACGCGGGTGGGGATGGCGCTTTGGAGCCGGGAGGAGCTCTCGCGCCGGCCGTTTCTCCGGCCGGACTGA
- a CDS encoding trypsin-like peptidase domain-containing protein — translation MTLLAALLLAAQAAPDEDLRRLEAFERDLRALADRIRPAFVFFGNGSGVCISPDGWVLTNFHVSGDRDGQRVRLAGGRVFVADVVGWEPHGDIALCRLREAKDLPHLELGDSDRLAVGQPVVALGNPFLVGRGSWEPTLTYGVVSALHRYMDNPGYFDAIQTDAAINPGNSGGPLLTLDGKVVGINGRIDIRRFMSRVNTGIGYAIPSNQIRRYLPALRAGGRVDEGYVEGLTIGECGDPRYENVGRYGDGVFVAGVTSGTPAEAAGFETGDIIFEIEGRRVYNANRFHGLVSGWPQGETLRVSVRRGAERKELRVFLGDPERIRTRGFFAALGFAPARGAGGVRVESVDPSGAAARAGLRTGDLIRAAGGKPVRTPEDLREALRAARPQGSAKLSILRRGGEAELELPLAGAPEE, via the coding sequence GTGACGCTCCTGGCGGCGCTCCTGCTGGCGGCGCAGGCGGCTCCGGACGAGGACCTCCGGCGGCTGGAGGCCTTCGAGCGCGACCTTCGCGCCCTGGCCGACCGGATCCGGCCGGCCTTCGTCTTCTTCGGCAACGGATCCGGCGTGTGCATTTCTCCGGACGGGTGGGTGCTGACGAACTTCCACGTCTCGGGGGACCGGGACGGCCAGCGCGTGCGGCTGGCGGGAGGCCGGGTTTTCGTCGCGGACGTCGTGGGATGGGAGCCGCACGGCGATATCGCGCTTTGCCGGCTGCGGGAGGCGAAGGATCTGCCGCATCTGGAGCTGGGGGATTCCGACCGCCTCGCCGTGGGGCAGCCCGTGGTCGCCCTCGGGAACCCGTTTCTCGTGGGCCGCGGGAGCTGGGAACCGACGCTGACCTACGGGGTCGTCTCGGCGCTTCACCGGTATATGGACAATCCGGGGTATTTCGACGCGATCCAGACGGACGCGGCGATCAATCCCGGCAATTCGGGGGGTCCCCTTCTGACCCTGGACGGCAAGGTCGTCGGCATCAACGGCCGGATCGACATCCGCCGTTTCATGAGCCGGGTCAACACCGGGATCGGCTACGCGATCCCGTCCAACCAGATCCGGCGGTACCTGCCGGCGCTGCGGGCGGGCGGACGGGTGGACGAGGGGTACGTCGAGGGCCTCACGATCGGGGAGTGCGGGGACCCGCGCTACGAAAACGTGGGCCGGTACGGGGACGGCGTCTTCGTGGCGGGGGTCACGTCGGGGACGCCCGCCGAGGCGGCGGGCTTCGAGACGGGGGACATCATCTTCGAGATCGAGGGCCGCCGGGTTTACAACGCGAACCGCTTCCACGGTCTGGTGAGCGGATGGCCGCAGGGGGAGACGCTGCGCGTTTCGGTGCGGCGGGGGGCGGAGCGCAAGGAGCTGCGCGTGTTCCTCGGAGATCCCGAGCGGATCCGCACACGCGGCTTTTTCGCGGCGCTGGGGTTCGCTCCGGCCCGGGGAGCGGGGGGCGTGCGCGTGGAGTCGGTCGACCCTTCCGGAGCGGCCGCGCGGGCGGGACTGCGGACGGGCGATCTGATCCGCGCCGCCGGCGGAAAGCCCGTCCGCACGCCCGAGGATCTCCGCGAGGCGCTCCGGGCGGCGCGCCCCCAGGGCTCGGCGAAGCTTTCGATCCTCCGCCGCGGCGGCGAGGCGGAACTGGAGCTGCCGCTGGCCGGCGCGCCGGAGGAGTGA
- a CDS encoding trypsin-like peptidase domain-containing protein, with translation MILAAAVAGAFLGAQAGEGLPADALGRRLRILAETAGPSIVAIEVERENDPEGRIARGHLAAHADYFNRPPGPCSGVVYEPDGYIVTSAFNVSGELRPRGIRVTLSDGREFPAELLGVDEGRDVALLKIEAAGLPVLPKADPASLSQGTLVALFGRSPDKARLTVTPGILSALERMNGTAVQTDARMNYGNAGGALVTLRGELVGVAAHIRPRNPWGQSGGVGFACKASEIDRVLARLKARERIAAEPRPYLGIEPGEGNPEGEGVPVALVVPGSPADRAGLKPGDILMEIDGEKVPDVEALDEILSRKKAGDELRVKVRRPRGGDEHEDREFRVKLEGRAGR, from the coding sequence ATGATCCTCGCCGCGGCGGTCGCGGGAGCGTTCCTCGGAGCCCAGGCGGGCGAGGGTCTGCCGGCCGACGCGCTCGGGCGCCGGCTCCGGATCCTGGCCGAGACCGCGGGCCCTTCGATCGTCGCGATCGAGGTCGAGCGCGAAAACGATCCGGAGGGCCGCATCGCGCGGGGCCACCTGGCCGCCCACGCCGACTACTTCAACCGTCCGCCCGGCCCCTGCTCGGGCGTCGTCTACGAGCCCGACGGCTACATCGTCACGAGCGCGTTCAACGTGTCCGGGGAGCTGCGCCCGCGCGGGATCCGCGTGACGCTGTCCGACGGCCGGGAGTTCCCCGCGGAGCTTCTGGGCGTGGACGAGGGGCGGGACGTGGCGCTTCTCAAGATCGAGGCCGCGGGACTGCCCGTCCTGCCCAAGGCCGATCCGGCTTCGCTCAGCCAGGGGACCCTGGTGGCTCTTTTCGGCCGCTCGCCGGACAAGGCGCGCCTGACGGTGACGCCGGGAATCCTGAGCGCCCTGGAGCGCATGAACGGAACGGCCGTCCAGACGGACGCGCGGATGAATTACGGGAACGCCGGCGGGGCGCTCGTCACGCTGCGCGGGGAGCTGGTGGGCGTGGCCGCGCACATCCGGCCGCGCAACCCGTGGGGCCAGTCCGGCGGCGTGGGCTTCGCCTGCAAGGCCTCCGAGATCGACCGGGTGCTGGCCCGTCTCAAGGCGCGCGAGCGGATCGCCGCCGAGCCGCGCCCCTACCTGGGGATCGAACCCGGCGAAGGGAACCCCGAGGGGGAGGGGGTCCCCGTCGCGCTCGTCGTCCCCGGGTCGCCGGCCGACCGCGCGGGCCTCAAACCCGGGGACATCCTCATGGAGATCGACGGGGAGAAAGTTCCCGACGTCGAAGCGCTCGACGAGATTCTCTCCCGGAAGAAGGCGGGGGATGAACTGAGGGTGAAGGTCCGGCGTCCCCGCGGCGGGGACGAGCACGAGGACCGGGAGTTCCGCGTGAAGCTCGAAGGGAGGGCCGGGCGGTGA
- a CDS encoding sigma 54-interacting transcriptional regulator, protein MKPLALAVRPLPVRPRPSVTLPFPEGGVQPPKLRALRDRLYREGKHDLALAAAQEVVRRDPGRESFFFLGFLYREVGRYREALKTLRDALRFRTGPAYLVPEIHLHIAYTWFLMGRRKEMSEHLRKAYSMRWKPRSAAKFHHMLGNDHFAHRRYRQALEEYARAEEAYGDDHLGRGRTASNQSLVCIRLGDFPAARAHLDRAIAIHKRHRHKAELAWARWRRGELHFDEGQYPRAYGMFVRAARAFRELGKRDQEAATLLSAGYAAVCREAWPQAKAALDRAIQVGAGTGRWDVLCRAYACRAIALACSGDPTSAGEDLERAQRLLRGKRNWICSLHVYRAQARIAARAEDWKAAWRWARRAERLARKVNDLPRVVEFRTLRAEAEARLGRRRAAVHARKAAERLEDVRSRATASEVQERAAKLARSSLPLLLAGESGTGKTHLAREIHTLSSRSRGPLVVAPCEQMAFPASDLCGHVPGAWSGAREASGGYVAQAEGGTLVLDRVDELSPENQRILPRLLDGWVRPVGGPEERKVDVRIVATCRSADRLIPELRRRFEGATIMLPPLRDRRREIPALIERMLAGRRITPEAVAELAALPWDGNLTELRSILERLAAHSQGSIGVRLVRRLVKRPDLCRLKRLVDKKRQLAEMASALA, encoded by the coding sequence ATGAAGCCCTTGGCGCTGGCCGTACGTCCGCTGCCGGTGCGGCCGCGCCCATCCGTCACGCTGCCGTTCCCCGAGGGAGGCGTTCAGCCCCCCAAGCTTCGCGCCCTGCGGGACCGGCTGTACCGGGAAGGAAAACATGACCTCGCGCTGGCGGCGGCCCAGGAGGTCGTGCGCCGGGACCCGGGCCGCGAGAGCTTCTTCTTCCTGGGATTTCTCTACCGCGAGGTGGGCCGCTATCGCGAGGCGCTCAAGACGCTGCGGGACGCGCTGCGCTTCCGGACGGGTCCGGCCTATCTCGTGCCCGAGATCCATCTCCACATCGCCTACACGTGGTTCCTCATGGGCCGGCGCAAGGAGATGAGCGAGCACCTGCGGAAGGCCTATTCGATGCGCTGGAAGCCCCGCTCGGCGGCGAAGTTCCACCACATGCTCGGCAACGATCATTTCGCCCACCGCCGCTACCGCCAGGCGCTCGAGGAGTACGCCCGGGCGGAGGAGGCCTACGGGGACGACCATCTGGGCCGAGGGCGGACGGCGAGCAATCAAAGTCTCGTGTGCATTCGCCTGGGGGATTTTCCCGCCGCCCGGGCCCATCTGGATCGCGCGATCGCCATCCACAAGCGCCATCGTCATAAGGCGGAGCTGGCGTGGGCGCGGTGGCGGCGCGGGGAGCTGCATTTCGACGAAGGCCAGTATCCCCGGGCCTACGGCATGTTCGTCCGCGCGGCGCGGGCGTTTCGCGAACTGGGCAAGAGGGACCAAGAGGCGGCCACGCTTCTGAGCGCCGGCTATGCCGCCGTGTGCCGCGAGGCCTGGCCCCAGGCCAAAGCGGCGCTCGACCGGGCGATCCAGGTGGGAGCCGGGACGGGACGATGGGATGTCCTGTGCCGGGCGTACGCCTGCCGCGCCATCGCGCTCGCTTGCTCGGGAGACCCTACGTCCGCGGGTGAGGATCTGGAACGGGCCCAGCGCCTGCTTCGCGGGAAGCGCAACTGGATCTGCAGTCTTCACGTGTACCGCGCTCAGGCGCGGATTGCCGCTCGGGCGGAGGACTGGAAAGCCGCCTGGCGGTGGGCCCGCCGGGCCGAACGCCTGGCGCGCAAGGTGAACGATCTGCCGCGGGTCGTGGAATTCCGCACGCTCCGGGCCGAGGCGGAGGCCAGGCTCGGGAGGCGGCGCGCCGCGGTCCATGCCCGCAAGGCCGCCGAGCGGCTCGAGGACGTTCGCTCCAGGGCGACCGCAAGCGAAGTCCAGGAGCGCGCCGCGAAGCTCGCGCGGTCCTCGTTGCCTCTTCTTCTTGCAGGAGAGAGCGGCACGGGGAAGACCCACCTGGCGCGCGAGATCCACACGCTCAGCAGCCGTTCGCGGGGACCGTTGGTCGTGGCTCCCTGCGAACAAATGGCGTTCCCGGCCAGCGATCTCTGCGGCCATGTGCCGGGGGCCTGGAGCGGCGCCCGGGAGGCTTCGGGCGGATACGTGGCGCAGGCCGAGGGCGGCACGCTCGTTCTGGACCGGGTGGACGAGCTTTCGCCTGAGAACCAGCGGATCCTGCCGCGGCTTCTGGACGGATGGGTTCGTCCCGTGGGCGGACCGGAGGAGCGGAAGGTGGACGTCCGGATCGTGGCGACGTGCCGGTCCGCCGATCGACTGATTCCCGAACTCCGGCGGCGTTTCGAGGGAGCCACGATCATGCTTCCGCCGCTGCGGGATCGCCGCCGTGAGATTCCCGCCCTGATCGAGCGGATGCTGGCCGGTCGCCGAATCACGCCGGAGGCCGTGGCCGAGCTGGCGGCCCTTCCCTGGGACGGGAACCTTACGGAGCTTCGTTCCATTTTGGAGCGCCTGGCGGCCCATTCCCAGGGCTCCATCGGAGTCCGGCTGGTCCGCCGCCTGGTCAAGAGGCCCGATTTGTGTCGACTTAAGCGTCTTGTCGACAAAAAGCGTCAGTTGGCCGAAATGGCCTCGGCGCTCGCATAA
- a CDS encoding DUF5939 domain-containing protein, translating to MADEIAVRQRVALAAPPEEVWAFLADTDRLNRAVGLPPVRFVPWPDPSRRGHYRAEARFLGLAWRYEEFPFDWVEGRRYSVRRRFEGGPMETVDAGILLAAGREGGADLEIFAVARLRAGWPAWLVRLALRKSVGDVLAFVRAWERHRQDPAGRPDPALPPDRLVSEDILEARLRALGEGPLVDRLKEHLRTGSDLEVTSLRPYELADRWGFERTETLRFFLRAVAEGVLELVWSVLCPHCHAPSRKASALEDLRSEAHCPTCRIDFGTDLAASVEARFAVHPAVRRARAETYCIGGPANTPYIAAQFRLEPGERRREEVLLRPGTVRIRCYPTMGFFSRRLAGSGGGRLRIHCSPEGLRVEGDSPRAGEVLLEIENASNAEALLVLERESWREAAATGLELLALQDFRHLFPGQAPAPGERLAVSSLAVLFTDLRGSTELYRRVGDGRAFAFVREHFRYLEGCVSRRRGSVVKTMGDAVLACFARGRDALEAAVEMQANWDAFLRGRDVGASVRLKVGVHQGPSIAIRNADALDYFGTTVNLAARVQGQSEGDDVVFTRSMEEDAEVRAWLAGLEFPREEFVASLKGLEGNHALCRLRPLGRPAPA from the coding sequence GTGGCCGACGAGATCGCCGTCCGCCAACGCGTCGCGCTCGCCGCGCCGCCCGAGGAGGTCTGGGCGTTCCTGGCCGACACCGACCGGCTTAACCGCGCCGTGGGCCTGCCGCCGGTGCGGTTTGTCCCGTGGCCCGATCCGTCCCGCCGCGGCCACTACCGTGCCGAGGCGCGGTTCCTGGGTCTCGCCTGGCGCTACGAAGAATTCCCGTTCGACTGGGTGGAAGGCCGCCGCTACTCCGTGCGCCGCCGCTTCGAGGGAGGGCCGATGGAAACGGTGGACGCCGGGATCCTCCTGGCCGCCGGTCGCGAGGGAGGCGCGGATCTCGAAATCTTCGCGGTCGCCCGGCTCCGCGCCGGGTGGCCCGCCTGGCTGGTGCGCCTCGCCCTCCGAAAGAGCGTCGGCGACGTCCTGGCCTTCGTGCGGGCCTGGGAGCGCCACCGGCAGGATCCGGCCGGTCGTCCCGACCCGGCCCTTCCTCCGGACCGGCTCGTCTCCGAGGACATCCTCGAGGCGCGCCTGCGCGCGCTGGGGGAGGGACCGCTCGTCGATCGCCTGAAGGAACACCTGCGGACCGGATCGGATCTCGAAGTGACGTCGCTGCGGCCCTATGAGCTCGCCGATCGATGGGGATTCGAACGGACGGAGACGTTGCGCTTTTTCCTGCGGGCCGTGGCGGAGGGGGTTCTGGAGCTGGTGTGGAGCGTGCTGTGTCCGCACTGCCACGCCCCAAGCCGGAAGGCGAGCGCGCTGGAGGACCTGCGCTCGGAGGCGCACTGCCCGACCTGCCGGATCGATTTTGGAACGGATCTGGCCGCTTCGGTGGAAGCCCGCTTTGCGGTGCATCCCGCGGTCCGCCGGGCGCGCGCGGAGACCTACTGCATCGGCGGGCCGGCCAACACGCCGTACATCGCCGCGCAGTTTCGCCTCGAACCGGGCGAACGGCGCCGCGAGGAGGTTCTTCTGCGGCCCGGGACGGTTCGGATCCGATGCTACCCGACGATGGGATTCTTTTCCCGCCGGTTGGCGGGTTCCGGCGGAGGTCGCCTGCGGATTCACTGCAGTCCCGAGGGGCTCCGCGTGGAGGGGGACAGCCCCCGCGCGGGCGAAGTGCTTCTCGAAATCGAGAACGCCTCGAACGCGGAAGCGCTTCTGGTCCTCGAGCGCGAAAGCTGGCGGGAAGCCGCGGCCACCGGTCTTGAACTTCTTGCCCTTCAGGACTTTAGGCATCTTTTCCCCGGCCAGGCGCCCGCGCCGGGGGAGCGGCTGGCGGTTTCTTCGTTGGCGGTGCTCTTCACGGACCTGAGGGGTTCCACGGAGCTTTACCGGCGGGTGGGGGACGGCCGGGCGTTCGCGTTCGTGCGGGAACACTTCCGGTATCTGGAGGGGTGTGTTTCGCGGCGCCGGGGGAGCGTCGTCAAGACGATGGGGGACGCGGTCCTGGCGTGTTTCGCGCGGGGGCGGGACGCGCTAGAGGCGGCCGTGGAGATGCAGGCAAATTGGGACGCGTTTCTGCGGGGACGGGACGTGGGCGCCTCGGTGCGGCTCAAGGTGGGGGTCCATCAGGGCCCGTCGATTGCGATCCGCAACGCGGACGCGCTCGATTACTTCGGGACCACGGTGAACCTGGCGGCGCGGGTCCAGGGCCAGTCGGAGGGGGACGACGTGGTCTTCACCCGCTCGATGGAGGAGGATGCGGAGGTTCGCGCGTGGCTGGCGGGGCTCGAGTTTCCCCGCGAGGAGTTCGTTGCCTCGCTCAAGGGTCTGGAGGGGAATCACGCGCTCTGCCGGCTCCGGCCGCTGGGGCGTCCGGCGCCCGCGTAA
- a CDS encoding kelch repeat-containing protein → MKTGVTGFLVVLPLLAAGCDSCTGDDPNDPPPPPPQAPTGLAATALSSERIDLSWTDNADNEAEFRIERSADGGATWTEIARPPANTTSYADLGLTPGAAYSYRVRAVNSGGASAWAGPASATTRARAWTSLPTGPSARLHHAAIYDPVGQRMILFGGFTASGATNDVWELTLPSSGSPAWTQLTPSGTPPSARSGHSAIYDPIGKRMIVFGGDDGTSPLPTAVHALRLDTNPASWSTLAVSGTPPPGRLYHGAVYVPDPSNPRMVIYGGYDLSTSMADVWQLTLPASGTPTWTQLSPTDSPGVRDRHVLVYDAANARILTFGGNDGNAGSDPYTDATWALGFSPLQWTLLAASNPPFPRYGAAGIFDPLHGRLTVFGGDDTTVPMDNAVWILGSSSWSTPAVSGGPPAGRWGHSAIYDELNRRMVIFGGFDENLIPLNDTWALDL, encoded by the coding sequence GTGAAGACCGGGGTAACGGGTTTTCTGGTCGTTCTTCCGCTGCTGGCGGCCGGGTGCGACAGCTGCACGGGCGACGATCCCAACGACCCGCCCCCGCCCCCGCCCCAGGCCCCCACCGGCCTCGCCGCCACGGCGCTGAGCTCCGAGCGGATCGATCTCTCCTGGACCGACAACGCCGACAACGAGGCCGAGTTCCGCATCGAACGCAGCGCCGACGGCGGCGCCACGTGGACCGAAATCGCCCGGCCTCCGGCCAACACCACGTCCTACGCCGACCTCGGGCTGACGCCGGGAGCCGCTTATTCATACCGCGTCCGCGCCGTCAACTCCGGCGGCGCAAGCGCCTGGGCGGGACCCGCCTCGGCCACGACCCGCGCGCGCGCCTGGACCTCCCTTCCCACGGGGCCTTCGGCGCGCCTTCACCACGCCGCGATCTACGACCCGGTCGGGCAACGAATGATTCTCTTCGGGGGATTCACCGCCTCCGGCGCAACCAACGACGTCTGGGAACTGACGCTGCCCTCCTCGGGATCCCCCGCCTGGACCCAGCTCACGCCTTCCGGCACGCCCCCTTCGGCCCGCTCGGGACACAGCGCGATCTACGACCCGATCGGCAAGCGAATGATCGTCTTCGGAGGAGACGACGGAACGTCGCCGCTTCCCACGGCCGTTCACGCCTTGAGGCTCGATACCAATCCCGCTTCCTGGAGCACGCTCGCGGTGTCGGGGACGCCTCCCCCCGGACGACTTTACCATGGGGCGGTCTATGTTCCCGATCCGTCGAATCCCCGCATGGTCATTTACGGAGGCTACGACCTCAGTACCTCCATGGCTGACGTCTGGCAGCTGACGCTTCCGGCCTCAGGGACGCCCACGTGGACGCAGCTTTCCCCCACCGATTCCCCCGGCGTCCGGGATCGACATGTGCTCGTGTACGATGCCGCAAACGCGCGGATCCTTACCTTCGGGGGCAACGACGGCAACGCGGGCAGCGACCCCTACACCGACGCCACGTGGGCCCTGGGGTTCTCCCCCCTCCAATGGACGCTCCTGGCGGCCTCCAATCCGCCGTTTCCTCGTTACGGCGCCGCGGGCATCTTCGACCCGCTCCACGGGCGGCTTACGGTGTTCGGAGGCGACGACACGACGGTCCCCATGGACAACGCCGTGTGGATCCTCGGCTCCTCCTCCTGGAGCACGCCGGCGGTTTCCGGAGGGCCGCCGGCGGGAAGATGGGGCCACAGCGCGATTTACGACGAGCTCAACCGGCGGATGGTGATCTTCGGCGGTTTTGATGAGAACTTGATACCTCTGAACGACACCTGGGCGCTCGACCTGTAG
- a CDS encoding MqnA/MqnD/SBP family protein, which produces MARTITLAHSPDSDDAFMFYALAHGKVDTRGLEFRHVLEDIQTLNEKAIRGVYDVTAVSFHAYWRIRDKYVLMGCGASVGDGYGPILVSRRPLSRQDLDEATVAVPGELTTAFLVLRLYAPLARWKVMPFDRIQDAVARGDIDAGLLIHEGQLSYRDQKLHRIQDLGEWWKLGTGLPLPLGGNAIRRDLDRRTALACCDVLRDSVRYALEHRKEALEYALRYARGLDAARAERFVGMYVNAFTLELGKRGEDAVAHLFRLGHEAGVIPVRVEPEFIE; this is translated from the coding sequence ATGGCCCGAACGATCACCCTCGCGCACAGCCCGGACTCCGACGACGCGTTCATGTTCTACGCGCTCGCCCACGGGAAGGTGGACACGCGGGGCCTGGAGTTCCGCCACGTCCTCGAGGACATCCAGACGCTCAACGAGAAGGCGATCCGCGGGGTCTACGACGTCACCGCCGTTTCCTTCCACGCCTACTGGCGGATCCGCGACAAGTACGTCCTGATGGGGTGCGGCGCCTCCGTGGGGGACGGATACGGACCGATCCTGGTTTCCCGCCGGCCGCTCTCGCGCCAGGACCTGGATGAAGCCACCGTCGCCGTGCCGGGGGAGCTGACCACCGCCTTTCTCGTCCTGCGCCTTTATGCGCCCCTGGCCCGGTGGAAGGTGATGCCCTTCGACCGCATCCAGGACGCCGTGGCCCGCGGGGACATCGACGCGGGGCTGCTCATTCACGAAGGACAGCTTTCCTACCGCGACCAGAAGCTCCACCGGATCCAGGACCTCGGCGAGTGGTGGAAGCTCGGGACGGGCCTTCCGCTGCCCCTCGGGGGCAACGCGATCCGGCGGGATCTCGACCGCCGCACCGCCCTGGCCTGCTGCGACGTCCTGCGCGACTCCGTCCGCTACGCGCTGGAACACCGGAAGGAGGCGCTCGAGTACGCGCTTCGCTACGCGCGCGGACTCGACGCCGCCCGGGCGGAACGTTTCGTGGGCATGTACGTGAACGCCTTCACGCTCGAGCTCGGCAAGCGCGGGGAGGACGCCGTGGCCCATCTCTTCCGCCTCGGGCACGAAGCGGGCGTCATCCCCGTCCGCGTGGAGCCGGAGTTCATCGAATAA